The DNA region TTCGTTgataatgttttggttttatgtATAGTTGAAGTTTTTGGAGGAGTTGCGATAGCATATATGTGCTTTAATTTCCTTTGCCATTGCTACCTTTCTTCACTGAAGCTTCATATATTTCatcctggaaaaaaaaaaagattcagaAAACGTTATAGGATTGAAATTTAGGAGGAATGTGTAGTTTATATTTAACAAGATattaaagaattcaatcaataATTTCATGTGGGAGAGAGGGTTCTCGTAAACTCGTGACTTCATTTATAAGACTTGAATTGAAAACCTTGTTTAAGATGAAACAACAAGGTGAATCCacctatatatattcaaataagaGGCGGTTGATGAAAATGATTTAACATAACACAAACTTAAGCTTATTAGTTAattagaaaaaagaagaagtcaaaGCTGATctatatacttttaatttacaGGAGAGTGAACTGTGAGTAAAACTTCCTGCCCTACTGTGTAAAAGATCACAATGAGAAAATTAAAGCTAACATAGCCAATAGAAATCTCCTGGCCCACACCTGAATCGAATTTAGAACGAACCGGTGGTTACCAAGTATCCAACTAACTAAGTAACTAATTTAACGGGATTGCTAAAGTTACCTGTCTTGTGCCTGCTGCTGCATGAATGCATAGCCGGGCTTGGCGGCATGAGCGTCATAGTTGGGCAAAGGGATATTGCCAGTCTCAATGTGGTTGACATCCTCCACAAGCATCGCATACTGCCGCTTCACCTCCTCCTCCGTCGTCTTCCCGCCCACCGCCCTCGCCAGGTTCCGCCACCTGTCCGGCGTGTCCTTGTCGTACGTCACCAGCGCATTCTCAAACAGCTTGTTCTGCTTCGATGTCCACGTAGTCGAACTCGACCCCATTACTTACTTACTTGTTCTGATATGTTCTGATCTTATTATGTATACAAGATCGATGATGAAttgaagaaggagaaggagaagaaagaatGTGTGTTAAGTTTTGTGGATAGAAGGGTGGCATGGGTGCAATGTAGTTATATAGCGATAGCATGCATGATGAATGGACAGATAGAATATGGCGACCCACGAGAAGTTGTTTTCAGTATCAaactacaaatttaaaaaagcCAGGGTCTTTATTACCATCATATGGATTATTCCAATTCCTTGTGGgataagtatattatttatgcattTATCCCCGCCCCTATATTTGGGACAATATAATCATTTTCAGATTTTTTAAGATGCCATTGGTATCTAATCAGGGGAAAACTGCAGTCATTACTCATGAGTAACTCAACTTTTTGATCACTGAGTTATGCCTTGGGCGCAATACTTAGTATACTGATCGACactatacataattatatttgatattatcaaCACTAGTACAGTAATACTCATTGTCGCTATAAGGAAAGGTGTCCACAAGACCATGAATcattgtgatatatatattatgtagtCTCTTTCACTGGTCAATCACCTTAAAATAAGTTAATCTTTTATTTATGGGGAAATAATCCAGACATATTCTCTAATTTACCTTCTTCATTCGTAATTAGGTCAGGTGAGACGCATTGTAATTTGAGGTTTCTTAGCCGGTGAGAGTTTTAATTCTAAGTATGAGGTTCAAATTTATGTGTTTTAGCTTTAGCTTGCTAAGTCTCCTAGCTAGACtcctagcctatagaattgttaGGTCTTTATCTCGTTCACACTAATTTGATAAGTTGATCACTTGATGCACGTTTTTAGGTTGAAAGCATTGATTGCTAGCTTTATGTAAGTTCACGTATTAAACATATTTACTGCTTCATCACGCAATCACATGCCAGGCATTTGTTGCCCAAGTTGATATGATCACTATATTGCTTTTAGCCcccaaattaaaatgattaaaacaATAGTCGGCTAAAGGCCGGGTTATAATTCAGTTTGCAAATGGACAGAAATTAATTATAAGCTTATTGTAAGTAAAAAATTTACtatctatatacatatgaaATATTTTGTTGTAAAGTTTtggagttaattaccgatttggtcccttgactattgggatttcaccactttagtcctcgacaatttttcttgctcaattaagtcctcaactttgaaaaaaataaccaatttggtcctccgtttattttggtgttaaacagcCGTTAaattaggaccaaattggtaatttgctatagtcaagggaccatttcggtaattaattttgactgaaatggtcccttgactatagtaaaaattaccaatttggtcccgatttaacggatatcaaatggtaaaataaacggaggaccaaattggttaatttcttcaaagtcgaggacttaattgggcaaaaaaaattgtcgaggatcaaagtggtgaaatgccaatagtcgagggaccaaatcggtaattaactctaaagTTTTGATTAATAGGAGAATACTAAATAGCATGACATGGTGGTACTTGTTAGGGATAAAAGCAACTTTAATGGTACAATTGTTTTGGATATTTTTTCAGTTACAACTAGgaaagagagaagagaaaaaaagaaaatgaaaaaaattctgaccaaaaagaaaaaaactacaTACATACCAACTGGGCGTAACAGGTGCACGTATCGGTTTTACTTTTAATCATATTAAATGAGCTccacaaaaattttgtatttacaagaaaatataaaaacttgaaaaaaaaacctCACCCCCATTTGCTGAAAAATCATATGCTATGCTAGTTTTTTATCTAAAAAAGATTCATGTAAAAAACCTATTGAGATTGCTCTAAGTTGTAACACAAACTGTTATTAATGTAGGTGATAATGTGATATCAAGCCTTTTTTTAGATGATAAGGCGAGAAAACATACAACTACTATCTAATGGTAGTATATGGTAAACTTTGCTTctttgactctattacaatgtaatatctgttcatagctactttctcaacctactgaaggtGGGAgggtaaaccgggacaccgggtgccactagaccacaagtcaTTTAAGAGAGGTAAATTGTATTAGGAGGACTTGTGCAATGAGTgtgaaaatattaacaaaaactAGACTTATAAACTTTTAGGTGATAGTGTTATTTTACGATTTAGGGCAAGTCTTAATTAAATGTGATAAGATAACTAGATAAGGTATGTATACTTTGCACCCCCAAATCTTCTTACTCCAAGCACAACTTTATACACAACCACGGATGATGCAATGCACGTTTTTCCCTTTGCCGCAGAGAAGTTTATTGACGTAAGATCTACAAAACCCTTCTCGTTAAAGATCACATTTTTAtgccttttttaaaaaaattcttgatCTGTGTTCGTCTTTGAGGATCTTAACAGTTAAGGTTTCGTATACATACGCTGCTGTGTAGCTAACAATTAATCAAAAAGCTAAGAAAAGATAAATGTATGTATGGCATTAGATAAAGCTATGGAGGTGATGTATTGATTGGGGAAAGGGCATAATATGATCCTCAAAATAGGGAATGGGAATCCTTATCATCACCCACATCGATATGTCCAGTAAATATTGGTGTATGTGGATGCCTGTCCTGTCTCTCTCACAAGCTTTAAGATCACTtatcctttctttctttctttctttctttaggTTTGGACCTAACTCTGCAAATTGATGGATTCTTATGCAATTCATTCATAGCTATGGTGACTTGTCAGTATGGGGAATCCTTGAGGAAAGAGTCAACAAGATAACACTGCAACATAGCCTTACCAATCAATGCTGGGATAATGGGTGGGGGCGACACTTAATTGTGTTTTCAGATGCATCTTGCTATATATGCTGCTCATATCTCTTATTCTTTATCATCCTTTGATTGCTGTGTAGTGTTAGCTAGTGATGACTgaaccaacaaattaaagataaaatctGATGAGGATCTTGCATTGTTAGCAAAAGGGTTGGACCAAGGGTGGGGGTTTGACTTGCTTAAGTATGATGTCGGAGATTTGGAACAGTGACATCTCCCTTCATATGGGTCGGGGCAAGACTAAGATTTGACATGTTTGAATTAGTTTATTATCTTGTAAGATACGAATACTAGTATATTATGTGATAAATCTGTTTTCTAATGGGAATACGATAAGAAAAGGGTTTTGTTTGGGGTATTCTTTTGAAGAGGAAGGCCTAAGCCTTGTGCAAGGCCCTCTCAATTCATAGGAGTTTACTTAGATTCAGTTGAATTAGTATTATCTTGCGAGATGCAAGTACTAATATAGTATGCTAAAGATTTATTTTCTAGTGTTTCCTATCATGGAAGAAGAGCGAGAAGGGTTGTATGGTTACTTAGGTTCAACTAAATTAGTCCCGTCTTGCAAGGTGCAATTACCAATAATATAGTATGCAAAAGATATGTTTTATAGTCTCATCTCACGGGAAGGTGGATATTAGTGCAATATGCAAACgatatattttctaatatttcatgTCATGGAAGAAGAGAATGGGTGTATGGGGTTTGGGTATAGTACTCTTTCAAAAGAGAAAGGTCAGGTGTGATTCCCTACAACTTGTCTGAGATTTAGCTAGACTAGTCTCATCTTATAAGATACGTATATCAATACaatatgtaaaaaaatattttctgatatGATGTTTCTTGTCATTGAAGGAGAAAAGGGGTGTATGCATGGGTTATGGTGGGAGGGTGGGGGTAGGCGTTTTTGAGGAGGAAGCTAAGCTCATGGAATAAGAGAAGGTCGGGGGTTTTGTGGGGGGTATTCTTTTGAAGAGGAAGGTCATGTGCGATCCCTCTTAATTCACACGATTTGACTTAGATTCAATTGAATTAGTCTCGTCTTGTGTGATACGAATACTAATATAGTATGTAAAAGATTTATTTTCTAGAGTTTCTTCTCATGGCAGAAGAGAAGAGTTGCACTGCGCGATAGGGGGTTGGGGGGAGGGGTATTCTTTAGAAAGAGGAAGGTCATGTGTGCTGACCTCTTAATGTGGCTCGATTGAGATTTAGCTAATTAAATTAGTCTCACCTCACAGAAAGTGAATATTAATGCACtatcaaaataatatgttttataatatttcatgtgaaggaaaaagagaagggGTGTCATGGGGTTGGTGGGAGGGGTATAGTACTCTTTTGAAAGAGGAAGGCCATGTGTGCTACTCTCCTAAGCCCTAACCAAATGCTATTActtaattgactaattaatatTTAGTTAGACTAGTCTCATGAAATGAGATGCAAATATCAGCacaatatatatgtaaaaaaaaaaagaataattttctgATATGATGTTTCTTGTCatggaagaagaaaaggggTGTATGAATGGGGtatggtgggggggggggggggggggggggttttgGGGNNNNNNNNNNNNNNNNNNNNNNNNNNNNNNNNNNNNNNNNNNNNNNNNNNNNNNNNNNNNNNNNNNNNNNNNNNNNNNNNNNNNNNNNNNNNNNNNNNNNNNNNNNNNNNNNNNNNNNNNNNNNNNNNNNNNNNNNNNNNNNNNNNNNNNNNNNNNNNNNNNNNNNNNNNNNNNNNNNNNNNNNNNNNNNNNNNNNNNNNNNNNNNNNNNNNNNNNNNNNNNNNNNNNNNNNNNNNNNNNNNNNNNNNNNNNNNNNNNNNNNNNNNNNNNNNNNNNNNNNNNNNNNNNNNNNNNNNNNNNNNNNNNNNNNNNNNNNNNNNNNNNNNNNNNNNNNNNNNNNNNNNNNNNNNNNNNNNNNNNNNNNNNNNNNNNNNNNNNNNNNNNNNNNNNNNNNNNNNNNNNNNNNNNNNNNNNNNNNNNNNNNNNNNNNNNNNNNNNNNNNNNNNNNNNNNNNNNNNNNNNNNNNNNNNNNNNNNNNNNNNNNNNNNNNNNNNNNNNNNNNNNNNNNNNNNNNNNNNNNNNNNNNNNNNNNNNNNNNNNNNNNNNNNNNNNNNNNNNNNNNNNNNNNNNNNNNNNNNNNNNNNNNNNNNNNNNNNNNNNNNNNNNNNNNNNNNNNNNNNNNNNNNNNNNNNNNNNNNNNNNNNNNNNNNNNNNNNNNNNNNNNNNNNNNNNNNNNNNNNNNNNNNNNNNNNNNNNNNNNNNNNNgggggggggggggggggggggggggggggtgttttGAGGAGGAAGCTAATTAAGCTCATCATAATGGTGCGGGCATGTGTGCTGTTGTGAACTGGGGTTCTCAAGATCACAGAAGAATTATATTGAAGATCAGATAAGCTGATATAGAGAATTTTGTGTACTGTGATAAGGTGGTGATTTGAAGAGAGAATTTTCCAGGCTGTTTCGAACAACATTATTAACATTGGATAAGTTTGTGAGGTGCAGGCCGGGACCAAAGAATTCATTCACTATTGAAGGCTGTGATTATTCAAGTCCCATCCACAGTAGCTGATTGGGTCAAAGAGGATTCAACAGAATCATTATATTAGTGACAGCAGAATTTTAGATTCTTGACTTTGGTTCTCTCTTTTTCCCCTCTCCTCTCCTTTCTTCTATCCCCAGAAACACCTAGAATTCGAACCTATATATTTCATCTGATGCCTACAGCCTGGGAATCTCCATGCTTCTTAATTGATCAGATGCATACTTGATAGCATTGAATTGCCAGGTAAGACCAACTATTCTTCCTGTCCCAGCCAAGTCCGTTAGACtgttgacttagtaaccacaaTGATACAACCTTTGTTTGGACCAATCAactagtatttgttcataactattctctcaaccaaatgaagcacaaagagccaatatcgcctccactgagactcaaacccaccccttCCCATATGAGGGTGCAGCTGGGTCCCACTAGACCTCAAGGTCTTTGACATCCTTGTGGGATTTAGTTGGCTAAGGCACAAAATGAGATTTAACTAATAATTTCGAGTTTCCTTTGTCATTccaataaaaaaaggaaaaaagaagttAGAATCCTCACCCCATCTGAATATAATCCCAATTCAAATCCTCACCTTTATTCCATGGTTGATCATAACAACTTTAACCTGAAAACAATGCAATCCAGTGTTTGAATACTAATTAAGACTATGTAATGATAACAAAGTTGTCAATGttattgtcttcttcttctttatttattgtttatataaGAAAAGTTCTAAGCTGATTAGTTTCCGGTGCCTCTTACATTAAGTACAACCCAAAATATTTTGGGAGAAGTTATGGTTCACAAATTAGTTAAGTATCAAATGACATTGGTGTCTCTTACACTGAGTACAACCCAAAATGTTTTTGAAGAGGTTTATACAAAGTATTAGGTTAAACACAAATTCTTTTTTCATTCGCTTTTGATTGTATATGGTATAAGAGGCATTAATATGATAGATTTTCTCATATATTATACTCCACATGTTTTTTTAAGTGTGCAAGCCAAATAAGCAAATACGTATAAATTATAATCTTTCACTTAAGTCAAACTTAAATACGTATTTTATCGCAACTATaagtttaaattgataattaaatgATATGCGGGGTGATATATATGATATTCATTCTATTTCCACAATTATGGGGATGGGGCGTGCAGCTCCTTTATGTCATTGtcctgaattatatatataattaagaggTTGAATTCATCACAAATACAAATGATTAATTTTGTTGGAAAAAAAGTTTTGCAACTTTCTTGGAgaactatttcttcttctttttttttttttctccaaaaggTGATACTGCTTCCAGATACAGCATCCTGCTCACGTGACATTTGGATTCCATCAAAACCTTTTATTTGGTCATTATTGATCTGCAAATCTGCAATCCTGCACATATGCCTCCATCTCTCTTCAAATTTCAGGTTATTATGTGGACCTACCATATAAAAGATCTCTAAATATCCATATAATAACCTACAACAATACATGAGAAGAGACCATGTGCGACAAACTTGATTAATAATAAGgtgttgaaaataattaaactagtaaTCTTTTATTACgagaattatatattttacccaCTCAATTATTCAGGACAACATGCACTGCTTTTTATTTCAAGGATACAACATTGTAACactttttcgttttttttttttatatttgtataatggtttgtttgcatgaatATCATGAATTTGGGCCTTGCCCCAATTTGAGAGAAGCCCACTATTTCAGTCCAAACAATTTAATAGATACAAATTATTTAGGCCTACCAACACAAATGGGATTATTAGGAATTAAACCAACTTAACCCAAACCCAATTAAAGAATTTCtaatctttaatttataaaaccCAAACTTAACCCAACCCAAATTCAAGATTTTCTAGTGCCTAATTTAAGATGCAAAATATATAACTAGGGGGTGCAATTtaccgaaatttttcggttaaccgaccgaaccgaaaatttcggttaaccattcaccgaaccgaaaaattcggttcggtgaatggttaaaggaatcttgaaacttcggttaacggttaattcggttcgaaaggtcggttaaccaaattaaccgaacggttaaccgaatttttatatatatagataaataattaaatataaatactaaatactaattagattgaagatttgaagttatggatgtttgaatatttgaagttatggatgatttgtattttattttaattaaatttattattttaggtgttatttttagaattttatattttaggtttaaaaagtttggttaatcggttaaccgaccgattaaccgaaaaaaatttcagatcggttaattcggtaacacatacttcggttcggttaacggttaaatgttttaaaatttcggttaattcggttaggttaaaacggttcggttaaccgaacggtttaccgaatgcacacccctatATATAACTTCCTTTTTTCCAAcaattgacttgataatcataagATATCAAGTTCAAAAACTCTCTAAGGAAGTTGTCTATTGACCTTCAAGTCAGTTACGTAGACTAATTTACCTCCTTATGATTCTTTAATGAAATTACAATGCAAGATGAACTTCACCTAAAGCACTTACATTTGAGTAGTGACCGAAGACTTTCTcgtaaataatttttatttttttaaagatgtaaCTTACTAACTTTCAATCTAATTGAGTTGTTGAAAAACTCACTTTTAATCTAATTATATAAGAAAGATGTTACATTATACAATATGAGATTATAGGAATGAAGATATTTCTCAATTTCTGGTATGAGATTCAGGAAACGTGTCAACCATAGAAAACGTGTTACGTTAAGTGTCCAAATGGGAAcgaattgaaaattttgtagaTTATAGAGTGCAAGTAGCAAGAGATTCATATTAATGACAAGAACAGTACAATGGGTGGGAACAATGGATAACTGGAACTTGCATATGAAGTTCGCAATGGGGACCAACTAAAACCAAGGATGATATATTGACGCCGACTCAACATATATGCATGATATTCCAATCATGAGGTTGACGTGGCAGGTAACTATTAGTAGAAACTTCAAAGAAAAAGTGATTTGTAGTTTTATCTTCGTAATTTAACATGACAAAACAATGTTGAATAGTTATTAGTAAGCCGATCTTCTAACGATATTTCACTTTTCCACGCAAATTCTGGTTCCTGAGTGGACCATTCAATAGAGTGATTATTTGGAGTTActtaaatgaatcaaataacATCAGGACATCTGTCTGTTAGCTTATTCTAAACTCGAACTAACACTGATATATTTAGAAGTTAGAATTATCTAAATCTGTCTTGAATATGAATAAATATTACTCGTACCTATCTTAATTTAAACTCATTTAAAATTACTCGTAGGAGTAGTACCCCACTGCACCCACCATATTATGATTCGAGAAGGTTAGGTATCCAATATTACACGATGAATTGCCATTTCTACTTGCAATGAATAACGTGTacgtactagaaagggaagttttttgTTGCAAGGGGGCCGGGGGAAAAGATGTCAAAGAAGTAGCTTTCCATCCCCAATTTGAGAGGAATAGTGGTTTATAGCTAGAACCAAAGAAAAAGAGATATTTGGGGTGGTGCAATAATGGAAGTGAATGATGAGAGTGTCCAAATTATTCCACAATCAAATGGTGGGAGCACACAAGACTCAGTCAAATGAGCAGACacccaccattttttttaataataataataagcaaaATCTCAATCACAATTCAATCGTGTATATTGAATAAACTATACTCGtatatgttgagcatatataatatataaacgtaAATATGCAGtacaactatcagtttagacttttagttgaaatagaaCACATGCTTTAATGTAGCATCAAAATCAATCCTATACCAAATTAAAGGTCATGAGTACGAATCTTCGAATCACCCGATAAAAAAAGACTATGATTCAAGTACTACTTTACCCCTCAGTCATCTCTTTCAAGCTTTGGTACCCACCAATTTTCTTTGTCATTCGTGTTGTACAACGTTCAAAGTATCCTAAGCAACACATGTATGTATACGTAATATTCTCACCAATAATTCTACTTTACGCGTTGGCCGCCATGCAATCTActcatatcattttttttccctatatttaaaaaaaaaaaacaaaaatatcaatcaatcaatcaaaagAATTCATCCATAAttccataataaaataataaatatttccaagaatttaatgttttttaaaagttaaatcaAATTATTACCTTCTTTATGCCTCATGTATAAGATTTTTTCTTTccatatttataaggaaaacgGTGATTATTTGAACCTAAACAATGATTTtattgccaaagatcttgtggtttagtggcacctggtgtcttgatttacactctcacatgaatgatgggagcaagttcgagcctcagtggaagactctacattgtaatagagtcaatagttctaaaaaaaaaacaatgattttaCTTTGGTAAAGAATACATCAAGTTAAACAGATATTTCACCCATAACCACGTGCCATGTTTTAATTTTAGGTTCGCAAAAtga from Ipomoea triloba cultivar NCNSP0323 chromosome 6, ASM357664v1 includes:
- the LOC116022825 gene encoding protein RADIALIS-like 3, translating into MGSSSTTWTSKQNKLFENALVTYDKDTPDRWRNLARAVGGKTTEEEVKRQYAMLVEDVNHIETGNIPLPNYDAHAAKPGYAFMQQQAQDRMKYMKLQ